One window of the Vicinamibacteria bacterium genome contains the following:
- a CDS encoding DUF4974 domain-containing protein, which translates to MRCRGLALALLLLGVGRATAEVDIHSAGGRVDLRVSTAPLSDVLDRLSRETGTKVVYEGPPPRQLVSVSLQKRTPVEAVLSLLEGTGISFALRMDPSGTGCHTLIIVSAPQGIATTAPPPAAPPPEMVPPNAAPEESVPAEAFTPPPGMTVSPPQVVQPPGQPGSSPEAKAVPFPPGFNTALPNFQSGPPMPSGPVLPSVPGGPGSAPRAGRPLLAPEKAEPDS; encoded by the coding sequence ATGAGATGCCGAGGCTTGGCCCTGGCCCTCCTTCTCCTCGGGGTGGGCCGCGCGACCGCCGAGGTTGACATCCACTCGGCCGGCGGCCGCGTGGACCTCCGGGTGAGCACGGCTCCCCTTTCCGATGTCCTCGATCGCCTCTCGCGGGAAACGGGAACGAAGGTCGTGTACGAAGGCCCTCCCCCCCGTCAGCTCGTTTCTGTTTCGCTCCAGAAGCGGACGCCGGTGGAGGCCGTCCTCAGCCTCCTGGAAGGCACGGGGATCAGCTTCGCCCTGCGGATGGATCCCAGCGGAACGGGGTGCCACACGCTCATCATCGTTTCCGCCCCCCAAGGAATCGCGACCACGGCCCCGCCCCCGGCGGCCCCGCCGCCAGAGATGGTTCCGCCGAATGCCGCCCCCGAGGAGAGCGTCCCCGCGGAGGCCTTCACCCCGCCCCCGGGGATGACGGTCTCGCCGCCCCAAGTTGTGCAGCCCCCAGGTCAGCCCGGGAGCTCTCCGGAAGCCAAGGCCGTCCCCTTCCCACCGGGCTTCAACACCGCCCTGCCCAACTTCCAGAGCGGCCCGCCCATGCCCAGCGGGCCCGTCCTGCCGAGCGTTCCCGGAGGGCCGGGAAGCGCGCCCCGCGCCGGGCGGCCCCTCCTCGCTCCCGAGAAGGCGGAGCCGGATTCCTAA